The genomic segment GGGAAATTGGCTAGGAGCACTGACCTATATCTTGCCTCTCGTCTTTGTGATTGGGTTCTTCGTCTTTGTGATGCGCCAAGCGCAGGGTACGAATAACCAGGCGTTATCGTTTGGCAAAAGCCGTGCCCGCGTTTTTACCAGTAACCGGCCAACCGTGACGTTTGATGATGTGGCTGGGGTGGATGAAGCGAAAGAAGAACTGCGGGAAATTGTCGAATTCCTGAAATATCCTGAGAAGTTTGCCGCGCTTGGCGCTCGCATCCCGCGTGGTGTCCTGCTGGTTGGCCCGCCGGGTACCGGCAAGACATTACTTTCGCGTGCGGTTGCGGGTGAGGCTGGCGTGCCATTCTTTAGCGTCAGCGGCTCAGAGTTTGTCGAAATGTTTGTTGGTGTTGGCGCTAGCCGCGTCCGCGACTTGTTTGATCAAGCGAAGCGTAATGCCCCGTGCATTGTCTTTATTGATGAGATCGATGCTGTTGGCCGACAGCGCGGTGCTGGCCTTGGCGGTAGTCACGATGAGCGCGAGCAGACACTCAACCAGATTCTGGTTGAGATGGATGGCTTTGATAGCACGACCAACGTAATCGTCATTGCAGCGACGAACCGACCTGATGTCCTTGATCCTGCATTGCTCCGTCCCGGGCGCTTTGACCGTCAGGTTGTGCTTGATCGGCCTGACTTGAACGGCCGACTGGCCATCTTGAGGGTGCATGCGCGGGGCAAGCCGCTCGAAAGTGATGTGAGCCTCGAGGAGCTAGCACGCCAGACGCCAGGATTTTCAGGTGCTGACCTTGAGAACCTGATCAATGAAGCGGCGATTCTCGCAGCTCGGCGTAACAAGAAGACCATTGGGCGGCGTGAGTTGTTCGAAGCAATCGACCGTGTTGTCGCTGGTCCCGAGCGCAAGAGTCGTGTGCTGAGCGAGCGTGAGAAGCTCATGACCGCGTATCACGAGGCTGGGCATGCACTCGTTGCGCGAATGTTGCCTCACGCTGATCCCGTTCACAAGGTGTCGATTGTCGCGCGGGGCATGATGGGTGGTTACACGCGCGTCTTACCCGAAGAGGATCGCTTCTTCTGGACGAAGAAGCAGTTTGAAGCGCAACTTGCAGTCTTTATGGGAGGCCATGTCGCCGAAGAGCTTGTCTTCCAAGAGGTCTCTACTGGAGCAGCGAACGATATTGAGCGAGCGACCA from the Thermorudis peleae genome contains:
- the ftsH gene encoding ATP-dependent zinc metalloprotease FtsH → MSDNKWLRNGFVWMILIIAVVAVWFTFLGNDSRGQRITLADLAADIKAGKVERLVMTEGSSQVQVQYVGSQEVKVTNLPANVSIFDALNEYGIRPDQVDIQVNPASQWGNWLGALTYILPLVFVIGFFVFVMRQAQGTNNQALSFGKSRARVFTSNRPTVTFDDVAGVDEAKEELREIVEFLKYPEKFAALGARIPRGVLLVGPPGTGKTLLSRAVAGEAGVPFFSVSGSEFVEMFVGVGASRVRDLFDQAKRNAPCIVFIDEIDAVGRQRGAGLGGSHDEREQTLNQILVEMDGFDSTTNVIVIAATNRPDVLDPALLRPGRFDRQVVLDRPDLNGRLAILRVHARGKPLESDVSLEELARQTPGFSGADLENLINEAAILAARRNKKTIGRRELFEAIDRVVAGPERKSRVLSEREKLMTAYHEAGHALVARMLPHADPVHKVSIVARGMMGGYTRVLPEEDRFFWTKKQFEAQLAVFMGGHVAEELVFQEVSTGAANDIERATNLARRMVTEYGMSERLGPLSFGKKEELIFLGREISEQRNYSDQVAYEIDQEVRRLIEEAYNRAKEILLQHMDKLEKIAMLLVERETIDGSDIEALFDEPRPRPELVGPPLTRPAAVIAAEQARDREQADGQDLSVPPVPKPSPQIRPQPAS